In the genome of Abyssalbus ytuae, the window AACAATTGGGAATGTGCTCTGTCGGAAGCAGCTTTTATGACAGGCCTGGAAAGAAATGCAGAAGTTGTCCATCTTACCTCATACGCACCCCTTTTGGCTCACGAAGAAGGATGGCAGTGGACTCCCGATTTAATATGGTTTAATAATTTAGAATCGTACGGAACCCCTAATTATTATGTGCAAAAGTTATTTTCAACAAATAAAGGAACCCACCTTATTACTGTAACTGAAAACGGAACGCCTTTAACTGGTCAGCAAAATCTGTATGCCTCTGCAGTAAAGGATATAGCTAAAAAAGAAATAATACTGAAGCTGGTGAATACATCTGCAGGTTCTCAAAGAATTTTATTGGATATAAAAGATAATAAGATGGTTAAAAAAGCAGAAATCATCGTACTAAAGAACGATAATTTATCTGCCGAAAATTCATTTTCAACACCAGCTAAAATAAGCCCGGAAGTAAAAAAAATAAAGCTGAAAAAGGGTAATACGCAAATTACTGTGGAAGGATATTCCCTTACCATAGTGAAAATGAAAATATAAATTTTAAATGTTCATTAAACATTTATAAAAATTTATGTATTTTGTTAGGAAAGATGTATAAAAAGAAATAAGTGTTTTGTTTACACTTATAAATTATTTCTAATATATTTGTAAAGTATTTTTAAAGTAAATACAAAAGATATGTATGTAATTGGAGTAGATTATGGAACAGATTCGGTCAGGGCATTATTAATAAATGCCGAAACCGGTGAAGAAATTGCCTCAGAAGTACATTGGTATAAAAGGTGGAAAAAAGGATTGTATTGTAACGCAGCCATAAACCGGTTCAGGCAGCATCCCTTAGATCATATTGAAGGATTGGAAGCAACCATAAAAGCAGTTGTAAAAAAAAGTAATCTTGATCCCGATTTAATAAAGGGTATTAGCATAGACACTACCGGATCCTCACCTCTGCCTGTAACAAAAGAAGGTATTCCGTTAGCTTTAAATAAAGGTTTTGAAGAGAATCCCAATGCGATGATGGTGTTATGGAAAGACCATACGGCAATAAAAGAAGCTAATGAAATAAACGAGTTGGCTGCTAACTGGGGAGGAGAAGATTATACAAAATACGAAGGAGGAATTTACTCTTCCGAATGGTTTTGGGCTAAAATATTACACATTGCAAGAGAAGATGATGAGGTTAAAAATGCTGCTTATAGCTGGATGGAACATTGCGATTACATGACCTTTTTGCTAAGCGATGTGAAAAATCTGGAAGATTTTAGAAGAAGCAGGTGTGCTGCAGGTCATAAAGCTATGTGGCATGAAGACTGGGGCGGGCTCCCGCCAAAGGAGTTTCTGGAAAAACTGGATCCCTATCTGGCACAATTACGCGATCATTTATATGAAGAAACATATACTTCCAATATTCCGGCAGGGAAACTGAATAAAGAATGGGCGGCTAAACTGGGCTTAACAACCGATACCATTATTGGTGTGGGTACATTTGATGCTCATTCAGGAGCTGTTGGTGCCAAAATTGATGAACATACACTGGTACGTGTAATGGGGACCTCCACCTGCGATATTATCGTGTCTTCAAAAGAAGTAGTAGAAGATAATACCGTAAAAGGAATTTGTGGCCAGGTAGATGGTTCTGTTATTCCCGGATATATTGGTCTCGAAGCAGGACAATCTGCTTTTGGCGACCTGCTCGCATGGTTTAAAAATGTGATCTCCTGGCCTGTGGAAAATTTAGTGATGAAATCCAGCGTTCTTTCCGATGACCAAAAAGAAGCATTATATAGCGAAATAGAATCAAAATTCATTAAAGAATTGTCTGCCCAGGCAGAAAAAATTCCTTTATCTGAAAGTATTCCCACTGCATTAGACTGGATAAACGGCAGAAGAACCCCTGATGCAAACCAGGAACTCAAAAGTGCCATGTCTAATCTTTCATTAGGAACAAAAGCCCCTCATATATTCAAAGCACTGGTCAATGCCATATGTTTCGGTTCAAAGAAAATAGTGGACAGGTTTGAAGAAGAAGGTATAAAAATAAACAGCGTTATAGGTATAGGAGGAGTAGCCAGAAAATCACCTTTTATTATGCAAACGCTGGCCAATGTACTTAACAGGCCGATTAAAGTAGCCCGTTCCGATCAGGCCCCTGCTTTGGGAGCTGCTGTTTATGCGGCTGTTGTTGCAGGTTTATATCCAAATGTAATTGAGGCAAGCAAAAAAATAGGAAGCAATTTTGAAGCTGAATATTTGCCCGCACCTGAAGAAGTTGAAGTTTATAAAAGTCTTATTGAATCCTATGATGCATTAAGCAATTTTGTTGAAACCATAACCAACCAAAAAACTAAAGTTAATGAGTTCCAGTTATAAAGAATTAAAAAGGGAATGTTATGAGGCAAATATGCAGCTAAATGCATTGAACCTTGTTATTTACACCTTTGGTAATGTAAGTGCGGTTGACAGGGAAAAAGGAGTATTTGCCATAAAACCCAGCGGAGTTCCTTATGAGGTATTAAAACCGGAAGATATTGTAATATTAGATTATGATAACAATATTATAGAAGGCACTTTGAGACCCTCATCAGATACTAAAACCCATTCCTTTTTATACAAAAACTGGGAGAGTATTGGAGGCATAGCCCACACACATGCCACTTATTCCGTAGCCTGGGCGCAGGCACAAAAAGACATCCCTGTTTTTGGAACCACACATGCCGATCATTTAACGCAGGATATTCCCTGTGCACCTCCCATGAGCGATGAACTCATAGAAGGAAATTATGAACACAATACAGGAATTCAGATTATAGATTGTTTTAAAGAGAAAAATCTTTCTTACAAGGAAGTGGAAATGGTCCTTATCGGAAACCATGGAC includes:
- a CDS encoding ribulokinase, yielding MYVIGVDYGTDSVRALLINAETGEEIASEVHWYKRWKKGLYCNAAINRFRQHPLDHIEGLEATIKAVVKKSNLDPDLIKGISIDTTGSSPLPVTKEGIPLALNKGFEENPNAMMVLWKDHTAIKEANEINELAANWGGEDYTKYEGGIYSSEWFWAKILHIAREDDEVKNAAYSWMEHCDYMTFLLSDVKNLEDFRRSRCAAGHKAMWHEDWGGLPPKEFLEKLDPYLAQLRDHLYEETYTSNIPAGKLNKEWAAKLGLTTDTIIGVGTFDAHSGAVGAKIDEHTLVRVMGTSTCDIIVSSKEVVEDNTVKGICGQVDGSVIPGYIGLEAGQSAFGDLLAWFKNVISWPVENLVMKSSVLSDDQKEALYSEIESKFIKELSAQAEKIPLSESIPTALDWINGRRTPDANQELKSAMSNLSLGTKAPHIFKALVNAICFGSKKIVDRFEEEGIKINSVIGIGGVARKSPFIMQTLANVLNRPIKVARSDQAPALGAAVYAAVVAGLYPNVIEASKKIGSNFEAEYLPAPEEVEVYKSLIESYDALSNFVETITNQKTKVNEFQL
- a CDS encoding L-ribulose-5-phosphate 4-epimerase, translated to MSSSYKELKRECYEANMQLNALNLVIYTFGNVSAVDREKGVFAIKPSGVPYEVLKPEDIVILDYDNNIIEGTLRPSSDTKTHSFLYKNWESIGGIAHTHATYSVAWAQAQKDIPVFGTTHADHLTQDIPCAPPMSDELIEGNYEHNTGIQIIDCFKEKNLSYKEVEMVLIGNHGPFTWGKNAEKAVYNSKVLEAVAQMAYLTLQINPEAPRLKDSLIKKHYDRKHGKNAYYGQ